In the genome of Silurus meridionalis isolate SWU-2019-XX chromosome 17, ASM1480568v1, whole genome shotgun sequence, the window GATGATAATGATGACGACGACGATCAAAGAACTCGGGCAGGTTGTTTTTGGCATCGGACGTTGAAACCGGGCGGGTCTGGGAATTGGAGGAGCTCTGCACCCAGTTTgcgtgtgttttttgtttcttaggAAGCAAATAAGAAGTTCGGTGCGTGAGCTCAAGAGGGATGTGAAAAAGAGCATGGGAAAGGTGTGTGTCGGTGAGGAGAACAGGGGGCGTGCGGCAGGGTCTGTGTTCAGTAGTAGTCATCGTAGTTCTTGGGGTTCAGGCAGTACAGGATGGCTCCTCCGAATGAGAAGATGGTGGCGCCCCAAGCCAAGCCGTATCCCCAGTTAAACTCGTGGTATATTCGTAAGCTGACGGTCTCGATGAACTTGATGGGAAACAGAACTAGGCTACAGGCCTGCAGGACGACTGCAAAGGGTAAAACAAACATGATAATTAACATGATAATATTGTCCTTAAACGTCAGTATcgatttataaaaaattgtagCTAGCTAAACATATCATCTAGCTTATATCTAGCTACGTACCACAGAAAAGTGATTGGTCGCCTAGCTATTAGCTTTCAAAGCTAAAAGTAATTAACCCTTAAGCAAAAGCCAAGGGACTCTGACTATATCCACACTAGAGCGATTCATTTTCTCTGTATGTACAGGGCTGAAATTTCAGAGGCAGAGGcaagaaatgtttaattatgCTTGCAGTTAGTTCTTAACTAGTTAGTTATTAATTTCTAAGCTAGTATTTATTCTTTCTACGTACAATTAGCATAGATATAAAATGATGGTTCTGAACAACTTGCTCTTGCGATTCCTTCTTTTGAGGTGAAGTCTCATTAAAGGTGAGAAGGGACgttacaaagaaaaataaagctcAAAGGAAGGAAATAGCGCAAAACAACCTGACAAACAATGTGACAGGAATGAGTGATTCAAACAAAAGCCATAGTTTAACTCGTGGAACAGGAGTAAAAACTAAAGTCGGTTAAGAATTTTTCTGCTCCTCAGAGGGAACTGCAATCCGTGATGAGCTCCTCAACAAAGCAGAACGACTTCaaaggacataaaaaaaaatccattaaaaaaatagatctTTTTAAAGCGTATGTCTGTGTGATTAATTCGAAACAGAGGAAAAAGTCATTAGTTGAACAGCTGTGTGCCGAAGTGCGACGCTGTGACAAACTTCCTGTTTCCGCATTCCTTCGCCCTGAGGACACGTCCCAGTGAGCTTCTCCACTCTGTTATAAACGTACCCGTTTACTGTGTACGTACAAAGAGCATCTGAGCATTGAGCAGAAGTGAGCAGATACCATTACACCATTACCACATTCATATAGTTCCTGATCTTTCTCCGGATGTTCAGTATCACTCAGGACAGGGTCTGATATAATAAGGAGAAAATTATTTTAGGCAAgatttacttattttaatgACCATTCAAAATGGTAAAATTCACCTTTGTACTGGATTAGTTTAGCCTGATTGAGTTAGCTGAAGGAACTATATGCAGATTTatcttttaattcttagttTATTTCTTAGTTTACTTGCTATTTCAAAGTTATTTTTGAGCTAGTTATTTTGTTCTTAGCTACTTATTTGTTATTACTTTACTAGCtagacttttctttccttcGATTTCTATTATTTCTTTCCTACTTAGTAatctgtttctttcttatggtctttttttttagctatagTTATTTCTATCTTAGCTAGTTGTTTCTTTCTTAGCTAGCTAgttgttattaatttattaggAGTTTTTTGCTGGATATTTTTTCCAAGCTGGttataattctttctttcttagctAGGTATTTTCTTAACCATTTATTTGATCACAGTTATCTCttgcttagtttttttttcttatgtagTTAGTTCTTTTTCTTAGCTAGTTAtggttatttctttctttactatttagttgtttttttttctaaactagTTAAATTTTTATCTTAGCTAGTAATAGTAACATAGTAATACAGTAATCGTgaaaaaccgcgataaacggacgccaccccaaaaattctattttatacagtactgtagagtattaacattttacttaattttataaataatagtgtttttattaatacattttaataattaaaaaattattccaacataaaactccataaaaacaattccctataagttttttggtctatcgttcTATCCGCGAGacaccgggaaaatcagccaaacgaATTAGTTATCTGCCAAATGAagttccgcgataaaccggggcgcCAGATTCGAACCGGGGTAAAGTGCGGGATTACTGTAATTTGTTCTTAGTTTGTAACAGTTATTTCTTCCTGAGCTAgctagttatttttttcttagccAGTTATTTATTTCTACTTAGTCATTCCTTTCTCAgctcatttaaaacaaaacatatttatcagcattattattattaattcacaCATGCCAGACAGCAACTCACAGATGAAATGTTTTGTAGATGCTCTGTTTAGTTTACTGTGGGACTAAATCCCGAGTTAGGAAATCGTAATCCTGATTTTTGCTCATCTACTAAAACTTTGTGCAGGGTTTGTTTAAACTGGCATAGCTCAGACTCCattgaaaaaaaagtttaaaatattatattcattcaATCATGGGAGGATGGTGATAGGATTAAAGCTCATATCCTCATGCTAatactttaattaaaaatatctcTCCGTGGACAGAACTCCTTAACGAGTTAAAAGAAGGAGGTTTATTAATCCAAGGATTCATAGTGGCAAATACATTTACGACCTCGATTTAGGTATTAGTCAATCTATTTAGTTAAATCCACAcaatataatactatatatacactgtatgtctATTTTTAAATGCAGGATTTCAgtgatatttctttttaaaatgccaTCTAGATTTGCTTACAAAGCTTGTCGTCTTGGTAACAAGCCAAACACCACCCagttctattacaaatcactaaCAATCCAATGCAGCTAATAAGCTATAAGCGTGTCACAGTCACCTGCAGCGAACAGCATGACAGCGACGGGTCTGTAGAAACGCCTCCTGCTGCACGTGCACACAGACACCAGGGCCACCATGAAagagatgaggatgaggaaggCTCCTCCGTGCAAAAGTGCCAACGTAGCGATCTGCCAATCTGCAACACAAACATCGATCACGGGTTAATGGAGAGTTGTGTGAATATTTGCACTGACCATTAATCGAGTTACTGGTTTTCATGTTGATTATGTTTTAAATCTCACCTGATTCCATTTAGGAAAATTAGTTCTGAAAGTTTACTCTGCTTCATAATTTTTGAGTTGGCAACCAGAAATGACCATTCTTTAAAAGAAtaagaagatttttttatacatgtatatattacatctggaaaatattataataataaatgtaaatttattatTGAATTGTAAATTTATTAGCTGTCCAGTGAGTTTGCTCTGTTCTTCTGTTTGCCTTTTATATGAGAATCTAGGGGTGCAACTCAAACTAATTGCTTATTACTTtcagatgcatttttttaaaaaaaaaatgaacgatCGCAGAATGAAGGGtagttttttggggggttttttggAGCATTTCCTTGCTGTaacatttttcataaatcataaatggaAATCAAATGATATTTGTCTCCTCACCTCTTTTTGGCAATCGGAAAAATACGAGGTCGTATTAAGGCCactataggattttttttttttaatggaagggGAGGTGCATTGAATTTCAGAGTTTTGAACCTAAAAACGTTTGAGAAATAAACTTGaagttttataaaagttttgtgtttaaaattaaaacatttattgggGGGGTATCTGAGTTTAATACtcgaaattaataaatgtttaagttttacacacaaaacatttacaaaacttCGTTTTTTTCTCGAAAATTCCCTGCCCCccttccgtttttttttttttatcctgtagTGGCCCTAATACGCCATCGTAGAAAAATGATCCGTAACTCAAAAACCGTAATGTGATCTAAACCGTGAGTTTTGTGATTCATTGCACCACTATGAGAATCACAGCATGGCTCATACTCTAAAGCTCTAACTTCGTGCATTTCCTTATTctgctgattttattttgtattcagaATAATTACATGCGGTATATCGAGTCGAGACCAGTGATCCTATGACATACAGTGTAACCAAAGACTTTGATTTGAAGTTTGGTGCTGCTATGACGTACTTGAGACACACGGAACACACAAGTGACgacagtaatatatatatttattcattaaagctATTTCagattcaatttatttatatgtatagcacttttaacaacggaccttgttttaaagcagcattAGAGATAAAGAGGTTTTAAAGTTATAAGTTTAGTgcttataagtttgttccttatcatTTTAGGTTGATTCCTATTGAGCGTGCCAGTGGCAACTATGgcaagggaaaaactccctgagatggcatgaggaagaaaacttgagaggaaccagactcaaaagggaaaccatcctcatctgggtggcaccgaatttcctttcattacagttccatcactgtTCAGGCATACTGACAGGTGCTTAGGTGTAGACAACTGTTGATAATAATTATAGTCCAAATCTATTCTCAAAGCTCTTCAGTTGCTCAGTATTATGTAAACTGTATGTAGTATTTATATGAATTGAAATCTAGGTGATTTGTGGTCCTAGACGACACACAGTGGCTACGTGCATAATCCCCTATCATTTACAATTCCCAGTAACAAGTGACAAATTTGAATGACCAGCTGATGTAAAACTGGCACCTTCACACCTATTTGCGCAACACACTCTTTATCCTGCATATTCTATTACAACCTATTTAACACATTTGTTCTGAAAGACTTCGCCCACTCGTGTTTTCGTATAGATGCTTATTAATCCATGGCGAAGGTGAAGTTTGACACCAGCTTGGCCTCAGTTTCGGGGCAGGCCTCTGATCTGTGAGCTTTTGTTGTGTAGTATCAGGCTTGGCTACATATAGACGCGTTTAACATAAACGTGCAAGTCAGTGTGTGAGAATAATCTGGTGGCTTTATGTGGCTCAGTGGACGTCTTTTCCACAGTCGGTAGGTGAACGCTTTCTCTTTCTGCTGCATGAGATCCTAAAAGTCGCATCGCACCTCTTTGTTAACATGTCTATAGAGACTAAATATCAATATATCTGATGCAAATGCCTCAGTTTTAACTTCGGATAGTCCTCTTACTAAAAATGCAGGTCGGAATGAAACCATGACAACGATTGGAAATTGAATTCTGGATGctaattggtcagaaggtgatgCCTTTTTTATCCTGGCACATGTAATAATTTGTGCAATGGTAGGGCAGATCAAGTGTGAGTGCGATAATAATTGCACTATTCTGTAACCATTACTATAGACACTATCAGTTTTGGATGAGCATTTTTCATCGAAAAACATAATGGCAGATCAGTATCATAGGAAAACATGCTGGATTATAACCATTACAAGTTACCACAGTTGCAAGTTgtattctggattctgattggtcaaaacaTGCTGATTCGTTTTGCAATTTGTGGGTGTGACTAGAACCTGcgcgtttttgtttttgtttgtagctTAGAAAATCTAGCTAGCTTAAACTTGAATTAATCTAAGTACTAATTCATGTGGAAAATAGTCGATTCATTTGACCATGTCTCATTAGGTATTCACACTttacataattttttgtttaataacatttctTATTAAAACGTTAAGCATCTGCCATATAAGTGCTTACGAAAAAGCTATGAAAGCAGATTCCAAGTACCTGTTCCACGCAATgcatataaaagaatataagaaCATAAGAATTGcataaatgtgagaatgatgaTGAATGGATGAGGAAAACAGCCGTCAATTATCATCATGAATTGTTTGCtggtttactgtatttttttgtttgtttttttgttttttactaacattacatttatgacatgAAGCTGTATAAAGACAGGGTTGAGAGAGAAGTGCACGCTCTGATGTAAATACACTCGACTGAAAGGAAAATTAAGGGCggagattttatttttagccaAAACATCAAACTATATTCAGTTCATGTGCGATCAAATATTTTAGTGTTACAgtcaaacttacatttatgAAGTCCGTATAtacgctatatggacaaatataatgagacacctgacttttccagccatatgtggtatACGATTGTGTAGGAtgactttggatgcagtagcacaaatctctacagctgccctccaaaaaaaacatctatcggaacatcttcccagaagagtggaggtcattataacagtgaatggcaataaatgtgaaatgggatgtccCAAAAATACAAACCAATCTAATGGTCAGTTGTTCACAAACCTTTGCCCCTATAGTGTATCAGTACCCTCTACTTTATGTATGGCTAAACCCCAAAGTCCTTTACAAAAGGCTGTTGTTGGCTATAAGTGTGCCCCATGGACGAGTTAATTTTTCCAACTGTTTTGTGGACAGTTTGTTAGTTAAACAACGAATCCATGTC includes:
- the tmem47 gene encoding transmembrane protein 47; protein product: MASSASGTEESRGAASSSAPTPLKLVGLVCVFLALCLDVGAVLSPAWVTADQQYYLSLWESCWKSAGASAWQCTGTLNTDWQIATLALLHGGAFLILISFMVALVSVCTCSRRRFYRPVAVMLFAAVVLQACSLVLFPIKFIETVSLRIYHEFNWGYGLAWGATIFSFGGAILYCLNPKNYDDYY